In Perca flavescens isolate YP-PL-M2 chromosome 7, PFLA_1.0, whole genome shotgun sequence, the following proteins share a genomic window:
- the LOC114559412 gene encoding LOW QUALITY PROTEIN: protein FAM110A (The sequence of the model RefSeq protein was modified relative to this genomic sequence to represent the inferred CDS: deleted 1 base in 1 codon): protein MPVETLRPSDGRLAGVPFTSAMPFRILHKGPDYFRRQAEPGARKLSAVERLEADKAKYVKSQQVALTRQAPIKPPIIRKPLVPPGMMLQCQISTPPARKVPRCPADVENRGGRDGPGGRRGPALNLDILNNLINDVCDGPVPCSQSSSSTSPSSSSPSSGAKSIGSSLSAEQERSNQLLNNLKPLNRGTINSSSTSSCTSSPLNSNLRIPASEPSRRPPRSSASTPVRGSGALQLPELSDRAQGGRSASADIRKPQRTLLQPQLRPRQTAQGQVPHPLVPPPPPPAPSQNKPQPHPQLMTPTQTLPSPPVYLPPSPMLVRAGMIPPASPAFTRISNASSKGSARKHPSLHRSKSDLSDRYSRATADLERFFNYCGLDPGEVEGMGGVERFTRANSDIVSVSKLRSVSTPSSECGDEAAQAREDGGDEDADGGPARANERVPYGISVIERNARVIKWLYGIRQARDANNAVSNV from the exons ATGCCGGTGGAGACCCTGCGGCCGTCAGACGGCCGTCTGGCCGGGGTTCCCTTCACCTCCGCCATGCCCTTCAGGATACTTCACAAGGGTCCAGACTACTTCCGTCGTCAGGCTGAGCCCGGGGCCCGTAAGCTGAGCGCCGTAGAACGCCTGGAGGCCGACAAGGCCAAGTACGTGAAGAGCCAGCAGGTGGCCCTCACCCGCCAGGCCCCCATCAAACCACCAATCATCCGCAAGCCCCTCGTTCCTCCGGGGATGATGCTCCAGTGCCAGATCAGCACTCCTCCGGCCCGCAAAGTTCCCCGCTGCCCAGCTGACGTGGAAAATCGAGGGGGGAGAGACGGaccaggaggaagaagaggaccTGCTCTTAACTTGGATATTCTGAATAATCTCATCAATGATGTATGCGACGGACCAGTGCCCTGTTCCCAgtcctcttcctccacctccccctcctcctcgtCTCCTTCGTCAGGAGCTAAGAGCATCGGCAGCAGCCTGTCAGCCGAGCAAGAGAGGAGCAACCAACTCCTCAACAACCTCAAACCTTTGAATCGCGGCACCATCAACTCCTCGTCCACCTCCTCCTGCACGTCCTCTCCACTCAACAGCAACCTCCGGATCCCCGCATCAGAACCCAGCCGCCGCCCCCCCCGTTCCAGCGCGAGTACCCCGGTTAGGGGTTCCGGCGCCCTACAGCTCCCCGAACTCAGTGACCGTGCGCAGGGTGGACGTTCGGCCTCA GCTGACATTCGGAAGCCCCAGAGGACCCTACTGCAGCCGCAGCTCAGGCCCAGACAGACTGCCCAGGGCCAAGTCCCACACCCCCTGGTCCCACCTCCACCACCCCCTGCACCCTCTCAGAACAAACCCCAACCCCACCCGCAGCTTATGACCCCCACCCAAACCCTGCCCTCCCCTCCAGTCTACCTCCCGCCTAGTCCCATGTTGGTCCGAGCCGGCATGATCCCGCCAGCCTCCCCCGCCTTCACCCGGATATCGAACGCCAGCTCCAAGGGCTCTGCCCGTAAGCACCCGTCCTTGCATCGCTCCAAGTCGGACCTGAGCGACCGCTACTCGCGCGCCACGGCCGACCTGGAGCGCTTCTTCAACTACTGCGGGCTGGACCCGGGGGAGGTGGAGGGCATGGGTGGAGTGGAGCGGTTCACAAGAGCCAACTCGGACATTGTGTCGGTCTCCAAGCTCCGCAGCGTCAGCACGCCCAGCTCGGAGTGCGGGGACGAGGCCGCCCAGGCAAGGGAGGACGGGGGAGACGAGGACGCCGACGGCGGGCCCGCAAGAGCCAACGAACGGGTCCCCTACGGCATCTCCGTCATCGAGAGGAACGCGCGAGTCATCAAGTGGCTGTACGGCATCCGTCAGGCGCGAGACGCCAACAACGCTGTCTCTAACGTATAG